In Aspergillus fumigatus Af293 chromosome 6, whole genome shotgun sequence, the genomic window CAGCTCAGCTGCGCACTGGTCCTCCACTGGGCCATCCGCGCTCGCGACAGTGAGCTTGTGGAACTAATGATCCATCAAAAGGCCCCCTTGAACCCAGCAGGGGAGGAGCGGGAAGCGCTCTCCGCCCTGGGGGTTGCTGTAGTCTCAAGAGACGAAACCATCATTCCCCGTCTGCTCAACGCGGGGGCACGGCCGGGTCAGAACGAAGAACCGTGCCCCATCGCAAGGGCAATAGAAACTGATCAACCACGAGTCGTCAAACTTCCTCTTGAGCATGGAATCAGACTTAACAGCGATACAGGTCTGTGCGTTATAGCACGCCGAAACGACAAGATCCTACTCTAATGTTTTATTGTAGATGAACTGGATTTGAGCATGGACGGTCATGCAGCGTTGTTCACCGCTATCATGGATAGCCAATACGAGATGGTCGAGTTTCTCATTGAAGAGGGCGCAAACCCGCATCTGGAGTGCAAATTATGGACACACGATTACAATGGCTGTTCTGAGACACTCTTTTATAGATCCATAGGGTTTGCTATTCACTTTCGGCGCCTGCGAATTCTGAGGCTCCTGCTAGCAAAGGGTGTCCTCCCAGGGCAGGGTGATTTGTGCTTAGCAGTGAAGAAGGAATTTGAGGCAGTGGCACTGCTATCCAAATTCTCCAACCAAAACTTACCCCAAAAGGAAAGTATAGAGAGTTATCTCCTTTGGCAACAGATAAACAGACAAGATAACGGTCTTGACTTCGAGATCCCTCATAAGTCGTGGTTCGTTTTCGATTCTACTTTGCCTCAAGAGCCCGAGAAGACGGCGGGTCCTTCAGGGTGTGGATGTGATAAACTTGTACAATACGGATACTAAAACATTCAGACAGGCTTGCGTACCAATTCTCCGCTTCATGCGGCGAACTGTAGTATCCGAATAATTCTCCCTTGCCATATACCAGGTCAAGAGCTCTGCCGACGAGCCACCAAACTTGATTCCCCAGGCTATCCTCTTCCGTTTCACCCTGCCGCCAATGGATGTTCCAGAACCAGGGCTCATATGCAGGGGATCTCGTTGGTGATGGACACCGTAATCTCATGGCGAATCCAGATCCAAAAATTTTGCACGGTCAATGCCGACTGATTGCGCGCTGATACCGTACATCTGAACAAGTCTCGTAGCTTCTTCGCAGTGTTGGCGATACTCTTGGGCTTGGGTCGCCAGGACCTCGTAGCTGCTCAGGATAATTGAAGCACTTAGAGTATCATCCTTAGGGGCAGGGCTGTGAAGTTGCTGAATCAAGAGATTCAAGGTTTGGGTATAGTATTTTGTGGCGACTGGCACCCAGATTTCCCCGGAGGCCACAAGGCCCAGGGCCCCAGCTGTCTTGCCGTGAAGGCACAGACGCATGTAAGAAGCAACTCTGATTATCTCAAGGCTTCTTGATACGCCCACTGGCAAAAGCGTTGTCAAGAAAAGCATATTCCAGCATGTCTTGGATAACGCAAAGGCCAGGGTTATCATTCCGCTCGGTGTATGTGTACACTGGTCTTTGAAAGGTTAGGTAGCTGATTTCAAGCTGGGTAAAAGACTAGGCTTATGGGACACCCCGATTTCTCCTGCCCTTGTTTAACCTATGCTTGTCTTGCATGAGCAGCATCTGACAATTCGGATCTTCCGGGTGTTTTTCACCATATAGAGTTTGACATCCTTCCATTTCAGCAAGTCAATGCTTCTCCTGTATCCAGAGGACTCAATAAGCATTCCAGGGCGCGCAGATGCTAGAGTCATCGTCTTTCGCAATGTACTATGCTAGTGACAACACCTATACGATGGCGGATTACACTTTGCTGAAAGCCATGAGATAATAGGTAATAAAAAGAAGATTTCTCTACTCCTTGTTCTTACGGTGCAGGCGCCAGGCTCATCTCAAGATGTTCACAGCGCTAGGACAGACAGAGTAAGGTTGACTATTACTCATAAAAGCAGCGATTCAAAGCGTGGAAAGGCCACGCACAACCATGCCATGGCCTTTCCATCGTCCCCCAgacttactccgtagttacTGTAAACGGATACTGTCAGCATCGGCGAGTTGAGCACTCAAGAGTGGTCAACTCAGTGAAC contains:
- a CDS encoding ankyrin repeat domain-containing protein, producing the protein MTEILVFRKLGACSYLLPRAGILQSPNPCFQRHGRAKHVHQLSCALVLHWAIRARDSELVELMIHQKAPLNPAGEEREALSALGVAVVSRDETIIPRLLNAGARPGQNEEPCPIARAIETDQPRVVKLPLEHGIRLNSDTDELDLSMDGHAALFTAIMDSQYEMVEFLIEEGANPHLECKLWTHDYNGCSETLFYRSIGFAIHFRRLRILRLLLAKGVLPGQGDLCLAVKKEFEAVALLSKFSNQNLPQKESIESYLLWQQINRQDNGLDFEIPHKSWFVFDSTLPQEPEKTAGPSGCGCDKLVQYGY